In Lysinibacillus sp. FSL M8-0337, the following proteins share a genomic window:
- a CDS encoding SDR family oxidoreductase, producing MLKDKKVVIIGGSSGIGLASAKQLVAQGAEVIIASRSEEKLQKAKEQLGVRATTYILDTTQEQQVQSFFEKIGQFDHLVVSAAETSGGAFLQTDTAQAQKLFENKFWGQYYAAKYGASNISSNGSIILFSGVVAYKAMVGSAILGAVNAAISNLGQTLALELAPIRVNIVSPGIIDTPSRSKMPEEARKHFYNTVENKLPVKRIGRADDVAQSVLYLLQNSFVTGTVLHVEGGHMLT from the coding sequence ATGTTAAAAGATAAAAAAGTTGTAATTATCGGCGGAAGTTCTGGGATTGGTTTAGCATCAGCTAAACAGTTAGTAGCGCAAGGGGCAGAAGTAATCATTGCCAGCCGCTCCGAAGAGAAATTGCAGAAGGCAAAAGAACAACTAGGAGTTAGGGCAACAACTTATATTCTAGATACAACGCAAGAACAGCAAGTACAATCTTTCTTTGAAAAGATTGGCCAGTTCGATCATCTAGTTGTAAGCGCGGCAGAAACATCGGGCGGGGCATTCCTCCAAACGGATACAGCACAAGCCCAAAAATTGTTTGAAAACAAATTTTGGGGACAATATTATGCAGCAAAGTACGGTGCTTCTAACATTTCATCAAACGGTTCAATTATTTTATTTTCTGGAGTTGTAGCCTACAAGGCTATGGTTGGCTCGGCAATACTAGGCGCAGTCAATGCGGCTATATCGAATTTAGGCCAGACTCTGGCATTAGAACTTGCTCCTATCCGAGTAAATATCGTCTCACCAGGTATAATTGATACACCTTCCCGTAGCAAAATGCCAGAAGAAGCACGTAAGCACTTCTATAATACAGTTGAAAATAAACTCCCTGTGAAACGAATAGGGCGAGCTGATGATGTTGCACAAAGCGTACTATACTTGCTACAAAATAGTTTCGTGACTGGAACAGTTCTTCATGTAGAAGGCGGTCACATGTTAACTTAA
- a CDS encoding TetR/AcrR family transcriptional regulator codes for MNQKRVIEVAATLFLEKGFAYTSMDELVRVSKVSKSNVYYHFSNKEELLDGVVSYWIEMYQSAIDGLLSQNQLLVEDRIQLFLKQLSQGVQTREYKGGCPFITLYIQSPTNASKVKEKIGLFFVGLQTKVSLLLKQGVENGEFKKTINIDEVASLFITNLEGALFISETLKDATVIMKTADHLFNLLR; via the coding sequence ATGAATCAAAAACGTGTGATTGAAGTAGCTGCAACATTATTTTTAGAAAAAGGGTTTGCTTATACAAGCATGGATGAATTAGTTCGTGTAAGCAAAGTTTCAAAGTCTAATGTGTATTATCACTTTTCTAATAAGGAAGAATTGTTGGATGGGGTCGTCAGTTATTGGATTGAAATGTATCAATCTGCAATTGATGGCTTACTATCTCAAAACCAATTATTAGTTGAAGATCGTATCCAACTGTTTTTAAAGCAATTATCACAAGGAGTACAGACGAGAGAATATAAGGGGGGCTGTCCATTTATTACGCTTTATATTCAAAGCCCTACAAATGCCTCAAAAGTAAAAGAAAAAATAGGTCTTTTTTTTGTAGGATTACAAACGAAAGTTTCTCTATTACTTAAACAAGGGGTAGAGAACGGTGAATTTAAAAAGACAATTAATATTGACGAGGTTGCATCTCTTTTTATTACAAATCTTGAAGGAGCGCTATTTATTTCAGAAACACTGAAGGATGCAACTGTAATCATGAAAACAGCAGATCATTTGTTTAACTTGCTTCGATAA
- a CDS encoding sigma-70 family RNA polymerase sigma factor, with translation MTSNDTNLIQRLKRQEEDALEFIVDKYLPLIKGITYKILTPLENKGVIEECINDIFLSIWKNSGKFHGDLDDFKKWICAIAKFKSIDYYRKVTKKVEITSNDIDLNVEKSAEDKLIMQEDRTELIKLINHLEPIERDIFIMKFFLGLSTEEISLKLGLTKSSVDNRIYRGKKRLNQKATNLKLKENGI, from the coding sequence ATGACGTCAAATGATACAAATTTAATACAGCGATTAAAGCGACAAGAAGAAGATGCTTTGGAATTTATAGTTGATAAATATTTGCCATTAATCAAGGGGATTACATATAAAATTCTCACTCCCCTTGAAAATAAAGGTGTCATAGAAGAATGTATCAATGATATTTTTCTTTCTATCTGGAAGAATTCGGGGAAATTTCATGGAGATTTAGATGATTTCAAGAAATGGATTTGCGCAATTGCTAAGTTTAAATCTATTGATTATTACAGAAAGGTGACTAAGAAAGTAGAAATCACCTCCAATGATATAGATTTGAATGTAGAAAAATCGGCAGAAGATAAACTTATTATGCAAGAAGACAGAACTGAATTAATCAAGTTAATCAATCATTTAGAGCCTATTGAACGAGATATTTTCATCATGAAGTTCTTCTTGGGATTATCTACTGAGGAAATTTCATTAAAACTTGGTTTGACCAAATCCTCAGTAGATAATCGGATTTATAGAGGGAAAAAGAGACTGAATCAAAAAGCTACCAACCTTAAGTTAAAGGAGAATGGAATATGA
- a CDS encoding DUF3021 domain-containing protein, whose amino-acid sequence MNFFKNLWFGISMGCTVFVFVNLIGYWLKGALFLEAVISNFPQQVIGSVTVGIACILPSYLYRTERLTFLQQSACHFFIAIGTFIAVAFSLKWLPTFSIKLTILLLLFNVLIFALVWLLFYFYSQSEVKKMKQKIIVHTDSSNNQ is encoded by the coding sequence ATGAACTTTTTCAAGAATTTATGGTTCGGAATAAGTATGGGCTGTACAGTTTTTGTTTTTGTAAATCTTATTGGATATTGGTTGAAAGGGGCTTTGTTTTTAGAAGCTGTTATATCTAATTTTCCACAACAAGTTATCGGATCAGTTACTGTTGGCATTGCCTGTATACTACCTTCATACCTCTATAGAACAGAACGTTTAACATTTTTACAACAAAGTGCTTGTCATTTTTTTATCGCTATAGGGACCTTTATAGCTGTCGCCTTTTCTTTAAAATGGCTTCCAACATTTTCGATAAAACTAACGATTCTATTGTTACTATTTAATGTATTAATTTTTGCACTAGTTTGGCTGTTATTTTATTTTTATAGTCAATCGGAAGTAAAAAAAATGAAGCAGAAAATCATTGTTCATACAGACAGTAGTAATAATCAATAG
- a CDS encoding alpha/beta fold hydrolase, translating into MRTVFLTGGTGFIGKELVKELAKEQVTILLLVRSKSKATRIYQERGILNEAVMHFIEGDLTKIDLGLSAEDKEWVLKTDVIIHAGGPMDIQATSKEAASVFLNGAKHISEFAKNIHQSKGLQQFIHVVGYMSPFDDKNSKIAIDVFKEGNNFLKIKNPYERTKFLADLYIRQQASTVGYPLSVINPPTVVGSSKTGNTEQTEGLGLLVMSMRKGLLPVIPGGKKYRLPLIANDELAKFIVQVFKLEQPTIQTYTLVDDKQHDQNVSELLDAMSESMNMTAPKISAPLPFMKALMNSGVSKITQIPADGLNFITNRTFSNGSAKKMMGEDWFKETNVMKFLPAVIADLDYRMMYQNGQNSHLFKRTLCNNTTIYQSQGEGKPFILLHGLLSDGEDLFPLGKELHEKTGRPVWIMDLPGLGRSPFKREKNLLNIYLNVLKQLLEKATNGAHLIGHSFGAYILLEALVQKYIDKKYTITLLQPPVAKKNAKSINVPQFMNKWTLKLATTNLIERYLLSNGLFESKENIPEHYIEKISNSFTSPRILNTTVQLNSLLLKNDQGDFNEVTKYNLHIIWGDYDRGYSAPSHLGRVDFVPYGHHFPLNHPSETANLVIKNSSTNR; encoded by the coding sequence ATGAGAACAGTATTTTTAACTGGCGGAACAGGTTTTATTGGAAAGGAATTAGTGAAGGAATTAGCCAAAGAGCAAGTAACAATTCTTCTATTAGTGAGATCGAAAAGTAAAGCAACACGTATTTATCAAGAAAGAGGCATCTTAAATGAGGCAGTTATGCACTTTATTGAAGGTGATTTGACGAAAATAGACTTAGGTCTAAGTGCTGAAGATAAGGAATGGGTATTGAAAACGGATGTGATTATTCACGCAGGAGGCCCCATGGATATTCAAGCGACAAGCAAAGAGGCAGCTTCCGTATTTTTGAATGGTGCCAAACATATTAGTGAATTTGCTAAAAATATTCATCAATCGAAGGGATTGCAACAATTTATTCATGTTGTAGGCTATATGAGTCCCTTTGATGATAAAAATAGCAAGATTGCGATAGATGTGTTTAAAGAAGGAAACAATTTTTTGAAAATAAAAAATCCGTATGAGAGAACAAAGTTTTTAGCAGATCTTTATATCCGTCAGCAGGCATCAACAGTAGGTTATCCGCTTTCAGTAATTAATCCACCAACTGTAGTTGGCAGTAGTAAAACAGGGAATACGGAGCAAACAGAAGGATTAGGCTTGCTTGTGATGAGTATGCGAAAAGGGCTCCTGCCAGTGATTCCTGGTGGTAAGAAATATAGATTACCTCTTATTGCAAACGATGAACTAGCAAAGTTTATTGTGCAGGTTTTCAAATTGGAGCAACCAACTATACAAACATATACACTTGTTGACGATAAACAACATGATCAGAATGTTTCAGAATTATTAGATGCTATGTCAGAAAGTATGAATATGACTGCACCTAAAATCTCTGCCCCATTGCCATTTATGAAAGCACTTATGAATAGTGGCGTAAGCAAAATAACCCAAATTCCTGCTGATGGGTTAAACTTTATTACAAATCGAACATTTTCAAATGGTTCAGCGAAAAAGATGATGGGAGAAGATTGGTTTAAGGAAACAAATGTAATGAAATTTTTACCAGCCGTAATAGCTGATCTGGATTATCGCATGATGTATCAAAATGGCCAAAACAGTCATTTATTTAAACGAACATTATGTAATAATACTACCATTTACCAATCACAAGGAGAGGGTAAACCGTTTATTTTATTACATGGTTTATTAAGTGATGGAGAGGATTTATTTCCTTTAGGGAAAGAGCTTCATGAAAAAACAGGTCGACCTGTATGGATCATGGACCTTCCAGGTTTGGGACGTTCTCCTTTTAAACGAGAGAAAAACCTTTTAAATATCTATTTGAATGTATTGAAACAGTTATTGGAGAAAGCTACTAATGGTGCCCATCTAATTGGCCATTCATTTGGTGCGTATATTCTTTTAGAAGCATTAGTACAAAAGTACATAGATAAGAAGTATACAATTACTTTACTTCAGCCACCTGTTGCTAAAAAAAATGCTAAATCGATAAATGTTCCTCAATTTATGAACAAATGGACATTGAAATTGGCAACTACTAATTTGATAGAGCGTTATTTATTAAGTAATGGTTTATTTGAAAGTAAGGAGAACATCCCTGAACATTATATTGAAAAAATAAGTAACAGTTTTACCTCTCCTAGAATTTTAAATACTACGGTTCAGCTTAACAGTTTACTATTGAAAAACGATCAAGGTGATTTCAATGAAGTAACAAAGTATAATCTTCACATTATTTGGGGGGATTATGACAGAGGCTATTCTGCTCCTTCGCATCTTGGTAGGGTTGATTTTGTTCCATATGGACATCATTTTCCTCTTAACCATCCGAGTGAAACGGCTAATTTGGTAATAAAAAATAGTAGTACTAACAGATAA
- a CDS encoding S9 family peptidase, with protein MISFSKPDVEQFLRTFSIGDFAVSPDEKQLVFSTNLSGKYNLWAMNLPNTFPSQLTFIDQSCQGLLYDKQGRFIIAGFDKNGNENTQFYGMPLQGGTMKKIIYEEGTRNSVPILSEDGNKLYYTSSKGNPTYLNSYVYDLVTGEKKTVLVGKDAPTFLLDFSPNEELALYYKHFSNTYKLLYAKRGEEHILLTPPTDQQHTVSGAVFVSDKLIYLLTNYNADFTYLASYNLETNEFVKLKDLENESFTTLKYNKEKHCLYVISEKGVEDHLYKHDLLSNNWEELHSPCSIIEKLIVTKSGTLYLLGRSATKPHNIYQLKENEWTSLTEYTVPGVDQSELVEPDVITYSSFDGLEIEALFFKAKKENDNGEIIFWPHGGPQAAERKFFRASFQFFLNNGYSIFAPNFRGSTGYGLAFTKMVEGDWGHSPRLDNVAGLDWLIENDYAVKGNILLMGGSYGGYMALLLHGRHADYFKAVVDIFGPSDLFSFINSVPEDWKPIMDQWVGNPERDKQKLIEYSPITYLENMVKPMLVIQGANDPRVVKEESDQIVQALKDKGREVEYMLLEDEGHGFSKKENEIAVYQKILSFLNQFVESKVNA; from the coding sequence ATGATATCTTTCTCTAAACCAGATGTAGAACAGTTTTTACGTACATTTTCGATTGGTGATTTTGCGGTTAGTCCAGATGAAAAACAGCTAGTTTTCAGTACAAATTTAAGTGGCAAGTATAATTTATGGGCGATGAATTTACCAAATACGTTCCCGTCGCAACTTACTTTCATTGACCAAAGTTGTCAAGGTCTTCTCTATGATAAGCAAGGACGGTTCATCATTGCCGGTTTTGACAAGAATGGAAACGAAAATACGCAATTTTATGGAATGCCACTTCAAGGTGGAACAATGAAAAAAATTATTTATGAAGAAGGAACTCGCAATTCTGTGCCCATTTTATCTGAAGATGGCAACAAGCTTTATTATACATCTTCGAAAGGAAATCCAACGTATTTAAATTCATATGTCTATGACTTGGTGACAGGTGAGAAAAAAACAGTTCTTGTGGGAAAAGATGCGCCCACTTTTTTACTCGATTTTAGCCCGAATGAAGAGTTAGCCCTCTACTATAAACATTTTTCTAATACGTATAAACTACTATACGCTAAACGAGGAGAGGAACATATTCTCCTAACACCGCCAACAGATCAGCAACATACGGTCAGTGGCGCAGTGTTTGTATCCGATAAACTCATCTATTTATTAACAAATTACAATGCAGATTTTACGTATTTGGCTTCCTATAATTTAGAGACAAATGAGTTTGTAAAATTAAAAGATTTAGAGAATGAGAGCTTTACTACGTTGAAATATAACAAAGAAAAGCATTGTCTGTATGTCATCAGTGAAAAAGGTGTAGAAGATCATTTGTACAAGCATGATTTGCTATCGAATAATTGGGAAGAACTACATTCACCATGCAGTATTATTGAAAAACTTATCGTCACAAAATCCGGTACGTTGTATTTATTAGGAAGAAGTGCGACGAAGCCTCACAATATTTATCAATTGAAGGAAAATGAATGGACATCTTTAACCGAATACACAGTTCCAGGTGTAGATCAAAGCGAATTAGTGGAACCAGATGTGATTACGTATTCTTCCTTTGATGGACTTGAAATAGAAGCCTTATTTTTCAAAGCTAAAAAGGAAAATGATAATGGTGAAATCATTTTTTGGCCGCATGGTGGTCCGCAAGCTGCAGAGCGCAAATTTTTTAGAGCTTCCTTCCAATTCTTTTTAAATAATGGGTATAGCATTTTTGCTCCGAATTTCCGTGGGTCAACAGGCTATGGATTGGCTTTTACAAAAATGGTAGAGGGAGATTGGGGACACAGTCCAAGACTTGATAATGTAGCTGGTCTCGACTGGCTCATTGAAAATGATTACGCAGTAAAAGGCAATATTTTATTGATGGGCGGAAGTTATGGAGGATACATGGCATTATTGCTCCACGGTAGACACGCTGATTATTTCAAAGCCGTGGTGGATATATTTGGTCCATCTGATTTGTTCTCATTTATCAACTCAGTTCCTGAAGACTGGAAGCCAATTATGGATCAATGGGTAGGAAACCCTGAAAGAGACAAGCAAAAACTCATTGAATACTCACCAATTACTTATCTAGAAAACATGGTGAAACCAATGCTGGTTATCCAAGGAGCCAATGACCCACGTGTTGTAAAAGAGGAATCTGATCAAATCGTACAGGCTTTAAAAGATAAAGGGCGCGAGGTTGAGTATATGCTTCTTGAAGACGAAGGACATGGGTTCTCTAAAAAAGAAAATGAAATTGCTGTATATCAAAAAATCCTGTCATTTTTGAATCAGTTCGTTGAATCTAAAGTGAACGCATAA
- a CDS encoding YqhV family protein, whose amino-acid sequence MMTIIEKSVLAMVILRVLSGSIEVSAGLLMLKLNNLEKAFYINTMLALVGPTVLIVTTAIALFGLADKIPVARIICLFTGITLIIVSSHIK is encoded by the coding sequence ATGATGACCATTATTGAAAAATCGGTTCTTGCTATGGTTATTTTACGTGTATTGTCTGGAAGTATTGAAGTAAGTGCTGGATTGTTGATGCTAAAGTTGAATAATTTAGAAAAAGCATTCTATATTAATACAATGCTTGCATTGGTTGGTCCAACAGTTTTAATCGTAACGACAGCGATTGCATTATTTGGACTAGCTGATAAAATTCCTGTGGCGAGAATCATTTGCCTATTTACTGGAATTACACTTATCATTGTTAGCTCACATATTAAGTAA
- a CDS encoding LytTR family DNA-binding domain-containing protein — protein sequence MKIDIKIDPQIDEPYITICVSELTPTIQAAISLLQQEEQQILTGTANNKVHIIEPNSVIAIRTEGKDLVLYSDDGNRVLMNKPLYELEQQLGEGFIRISKSAIINPRKIRNIEASFNGTMEIELTLGIKEVISRNYKKSFKERLGV from the coding sequence ATGAAGATAGACATAAAAATTGATCCACAAATTGATGAACCCTACATAACAATCTGCGTTTCTGAATTAACGCCAACTATACAGGCTGCAATCTCACTCTTACAACAAGAAGAACAACAAATTTTAACAGGGACCGCTAACAATAAAGTACATATTATCGAGCCTAATTCTGTAATAGCTATTAGGACGGAAGGCAAAGATTTAGTACTATATAGCGACGATGGTAATCGTGTACTTATGAATAAACCTTTGTATGAGTTAGAGCAGCAACTAGGAGAAGGATTTATTCGGATTTCTAAATCTGCCATCATTAATCCTAGAAAAATCAGAAATATTGAAGCTTCCTTTAATGGCACAATGGAAATCGAGCTTACTTTAGGAATAAAAGAAGTCATTTCACGCAATTATAAAAAATCATTTAAAGAGCGCTTGGGGGTATAA
- a CDS encoding CPBP family intramembrane glutamic endopeptidase — protein sequence MNEITTLKERRKAGWILASISSMLSLSVIYWYVTNPKKFVENGLGSSLELHLNLPMWFFTAFIVIGYISYTMSAIPLVKSNLFTFSWVKLIGIWAAIVSGIVEEVVFRHLLMEYVLSIGFSNLSQVIISGIAFGIAHGAWVLLRGEMKIALPAILSTTILGCLLAMLYIYTGRSTFAPIVAHILINMVIEPWLMLAAISGKWQLSKN from the coding sequence ATGAACGAGATCACAACGCTAAAAGAGCGAAGAAAGGCAGGATGGATATTAGCAAGCATATCAAGTATGCTTTCATTAAGTGTTATATACTGGTATGTAACTAATCCCAAAAAATTTGTTGAGAATGGGTTGGGCTCTTCACTGGAACTGCACCTGAACTTACCTATGTGGTTTTTCACTGCATTCATCGTAATCGGGTATATTTCCTATACAATGTCTGCAATACCTTTAGTAAAAAGCAATTTGTTTACATTTTCTTGGGTAAAATTGATCGGTATATGGGCTGCTATTGTAAGTGGAATAGTAGAAGAAGTCGTATTTAGACATTTGCTCATGGAGTATGTATTATCTATTGGATTTTCAAATCTTTCACAAGTAATAATCTCAGGAATTGCGTTTGGAATTGCTCATGGCGCATGGGTGTTATTGCGAGGAGAGATGAAAATTGCGCTTCCAGCAATTCTTTCAACGACAATCTTAGGTTGTCTACTTGCGATGCTCTATATTTATACTGGAAGGAGCACCTTTGCACCAATTGTAGCTCATATTCTAATCAATATGGTAATAGAGCCATGGTTGATGCTAGCTGCCATTTCAGGGAAATGGCAGCTAAGTAAAAATTAA
- a CDS encoding GNAT family N-acetyltransferase: MEFTTERLTIRPFKSTDLQDVFAIYNDEDTCKFLLHNKWTQEDMRERFNKKLANSALTKESKLSLAVVYETKVVGDLSVWYTDIKDTVEIGYGFSNEVAGKGLATEAVSSLVNKLFSEFNVHRIQANLDARNTASQKLCERIGMRKEAHFIQNYWNKNEWTDSFVYGMLSSDL; encoded by the coding sequence TTGGAATTCACAACAGAAAGATTAACAATTAGACCTTTTAAGAGTACGGATTTACAGGATGTATTTGCTATTTATAATGATGAGGATACATGTAAATTCCTATTACATAATAAATGGACTCAAGAAGATATGCGGGAAAGATTTAATAAGAAGCTAGCAAACAGTGCACTCACTAAAGAATCAAAGTTAAGTTTGGCAGTTGTATACGAGACTAAAGTAGTTGGTGATCTATCCGTATGGTATACAGATATAAAAGACACTGTAGAGATTGGTTATGGTTTTTCTAATGAAGTAGCTGGAAAAGGTTTGGCAACAGAAGCAGTTAGTAGTTTGGTTAATAAATTATTTAGTGAATTTAATGTACATCGTATACAAGCCAATCTTGATGCACGGAATACAGCTTCACAAAAATTGTGTGAACGAATAGGTATGAGAAAGGAAGCCCATTTCATCCAAAATTATTGGAATAAAAATGAATGGACTGATAGCTTTGTATATGGAATGTTATCCTCCGATTTGTAG
- a CDS encoding anti-sigma factor: MTNSQDSKTMYDLAEKIALDDFERLEGHHEFSDTYKHKRKLFLEEIKTKSEQPKDKPKKRRLLIAVASILIAIPTTALGAVKAYEMIVQKQNYEVDISVTNTGKNNKDEYASENNENKWYKLQVNYLPINMEEIPNTGGLKFSFKDNFAQGGFSFSLMEIERDSEFEALYATDYEEKEINGRKAVIINKDTGNENKVFYREVYLLFENEGIMVDCYVGSDVDEDVMMDVLENISLVPTTEENASPIAYINKEDNQSEETKLIPLNKDSDRIFNVGEIVPVTIESLVKGSNGTTDKVDSLEYTVDKVEVYDSIKDFDQDNFNETGLNSLNHYGAMDQENNLVPYKRNVYKLGNGKETIDELVDSQSMNVKFVYLTTTVTNTGKHETKEIYMHPSLQVLKSEGNSWTYNSNVEISEGTIMSGEVDYLEPHGSGKSYYNIGTMKPGETKKISLGYFVDEDKLDSIFLDAFHFSGYGPGKTEDLNAEDRWWIDLRQ; encoded by the coding sequence TTGACGAATTCACAGGACTCTAAAACAATGTATGATTTAGCTGAAAAAATTGCTTTAGATGATTTTGAACGATTAGAAGGACATCATGAATTTTCAGATACCTATAAACATAAAAGGAAATTATTTTTGGAGGAAATTAAAACAAAATCAGAACAACCAAAGGACAAGCCTAAAAAGCGTCGTCTATTAATTGCAGTTGCAAGTATACTAATTGCAATTCCGACTACTGCTTTGGGTGCAGTAAAAGCCTATGAAATGATCGTCCAAAAACAAAATTATGAAGTTGATATTTCCGTTACAAATACAGGGAAAAATAATAAAGATGAATATGCTAGTGAAAATAATGAGAATAAATGGTATAAGTTGCAAGTTAATTATCTACCAATAAATATGGAAGAAATTCCTAATACAGGTGGTTTGAAATTTTCATTTAAAGATAACTTTGCACAGGGTGGCTTTTCATTTAGTCTTATGGAAATAGAGAGGGACTCAGAATTCGAGGCACTTTACGCAACTGATTACGAAGAAAAAGAGATAAATGGTAGGAAAGCAGTAATTATTAATAAAGATACAGGAAATGAAAATAAAGTATTTTATAGAGAAGTATATCTTTTATTTGAGAATGAGGGAATTATGGTAGATTGTTATGTTGGTTCTGATGTAGATGAGGATGTTATGATGGATGTATTGGAAAATATTTCACTTGTACCGACAACTGAGGAAAATGCATCGCCAATTGCTTATATTAACAAAGAAGATAATCAATCAGAAGAAACTAAATTAATCCCATTAAATAAAGATAGCGATAGAATATTCAATGTAGGTGAAATAGTACCAGTAACAATTGAATCATTAGTTAAAGGAAGTAATGGTACTACCGATAAAGTGGACTCTTTAGAATATACGGTTGATAAGGTTGAAGTGTACGATTCGATTAAAGATTTCGATCAGGATAACTTTAATGAAACTGGATTAAATTCCCTAAACCATTATGGTGCAATGGATCAAGAAAACAACCTTGTGCCATATAAACGTAATGTATATAAACTAGGTAACGGGAAAGAGACTATCGACGAATTAGTAGATTCTCAATCAATGAATGTAAAGTTTGTTTATTTAACTACAACAGTAACAAATACTGGTAAACACGAAACTAAGGAAATTTACATGCATCCATCACTACAAGTGCTTAAATCTGAGGGGAATTCATGGACCTATAATAGTAATGTTGAAATCTCAGAAGGCACTATTATGTCTGGTGAAGTTGATTATCTAGAACCTCATGGAAGTGGTAAATCTTATTATAATATCGGTACAATGAAACCGGGTGAAACGAAGAAAATTAGCTTAGGTTATTTTGTCGATGAAGATAAACTGGACTCTATATTCTTAGATGCTTTCCATTTCTCTGGCTATGGCCCTGGTAAAACAGAAGATCTAAATGCAGAAGATCGTTGGTGGATTGATCTACGACAATAG
- a CDS encoding RNA polymerase sigma factor, whose amino-acid sequence MKINQDYKKMEELYEIYEQKIYSVAYLILNNVQQAEDVVQETFITLYNNLEKLNSLDIQEIKLYILRIAKNKSIDSYRKNKRQGELLEEYQRESLEIVDENVEVWEQRVMSENQIDTLLIVLSDSYRQVFKYKVFYNLSYKEISKLMGIKEANVRKQFERARKRVHDMIGGLKIDEFTGL is encoded by the coding sequence ATGAAAATTAATCAAGATTATAAAAAAATGGAAGAATTATACGAGATATATGAACAAAAAATTTATTCTGTTGCTTATTTAATTTTAAATAATGTTCAGCAGGCTGAAGATGTTGTTCAAGAGACATTTATCACATTGTATAACAATCTAGAAAAACTTAATAGTTTGGATATTCAGGAGATTAAACTTTACATTTTAAGAATTGCAAAAAACAAATCTATTGATAGTTATCGAAAAAATAAGCGTCAAGGAGAGCTTTTAGAAGAATATCAAAGAGAATCATTAGAAATTGTAGATGAAAATGTTGAAGTGTGGGAACAGCGGGTAATGTCAGAAAATCAAATTGATACGTTATTAATTGTATTAAGTGACTCTTATAGACAGGTTTTCAAGTATAAAGTTTTCTATAATCTGTCGTATAAGGAAATATCCAAGCTAATGGGAATAAAAGAAGCCAATGTTCGTAAGCAATTTGAACGCGCTAGGAAGCGTGTACATGATATGATAGGAGGTCTAAAAATTGACGAATTCACAGGACTCTAA
- a CDS encoding NAD(P)H-dependent oxidoreductase, whose protein sequence is MKNILIINGHQKYSSAEGNLNQTLMNKMVSFLEEKNNVKTTIIQNGYKIEEEQQKFIWADIVIYQTPIYWFSVPGLLKTYMDEVYAYGLFFRGADEYGKGGLLTEKKYMFSLTWNAPEKAFNNPSEFFEGNTLEDAIMHLHLIQKFLGMKPLKSFSCYDVVKNPKIEKFLSELDLHLQEILNF, encoded by the coding sequence ATGAAAAATATACTTATTATTAACGGTCATCAGAAATATAGTTCAGCTGAGGGGAATTTGAACCAAACATTGATGAACAAAATGGTTAGTTTTTTAGAAGAAAAGAACAATGTAAAAACAACAATTATTCAAAACGGATATAAAATCGAAGAAGAACAACAAAAATTTATATGGGCTGATATTGTCATTTATCAAACACCTATCTATTGGTTCAGTGTCCCCGGCTTATTGAAGACGTATATGGATGAAGTATATGCCTATGGTTTATTTTTTAGGGGTGCTGATGAGTATGGGAAAGGTGGATTGTTGACTGAAAAGAAATATATGTTTTCGCTTACCTGGAATGCCCCTGAAAAAGCATTTAACAATCCAAGTGAATTTTTTGAAGGGAATACCCTAGAAGATGCAATAATGCATTTACATCTTATACAGAAATTTCTCGGAATGAAACCATTAAAGAGTTTCTCTTGTTATGATGTAGTCAAAAATCCAAAGATTGAAAAGTTTTTATCCGAACTTGATTTACACCTGCAAGAGATATTGAATTTTTAA